TTATTATCAAAAGGAGAGTCTTTGATTAATATTCATTTCCCACCAAATCAACAGGCACTTATTGAGTCAAAAAAACGTTTGGTTTTTGATGAGTTGTTCCTATTGCAAATAAAGTTTCTACTTAGAAAAAGAAAGACGAAAAAAAATGTAAGTGTCCAACAATTAACTCAAAAGAAATCTTTACTAAAAGAATTTTTAAATAGTTTTCCTTTTGAATTAACAAAATCTCAAGTAAATGTTTTAAATGAAATTAAGAAAGATTTATCTAATCCCGTTCCAATGTCTAGATTGCTTCAGGGAGATGTAGGAAGTGGTAAAACTATAATTGCAATAGCATCTCTTTTAATTGTTATTGAAAAAAACCTGCAAGGTGCATTTATGGTCCCAACTGAGGTATTAGCAGAACAACATTATAAAAATTTATTAAAATATTTGAATCCCCTTTTGGTTTCTGTTGAACTTCTTACTGGGAATACTCCCCAAAAAAAGAGAAAAGAAATTCTCTCGAATTTGAACAATGGATTAGTTGATATTCTCGTAGGTACTCATGCATTATTTGAGGATAAAGTCATCTTTAATTCATTAGGGATGGTCGTAATTGATGAACAACATAGGTTTGGAGTTACTCAAAGAAATAGATTACTTAATAAAGGAGAAAATACTAACTTGTTATCAATGACAGCAACACCAATTCCAAGAACTCTTGCTCTTTCAATTTATGGAGATTTAGATGTAAGTCAAATTACAGAACTCCCTCCTGGGAGAGTTCCTATAACTACAAAAATAATTTCAGAAGATGATTTAACTACCTTATTCAAGATTGTTGAAGATGAGATAACTAAGGGAAGGCAAGCTTATGTGATTTTGCCACTTATAGAAGATTCAGAAAAAATGAATTTAAGTTCTGCAAAGAAAACATTCAAATATTTATCAGAAAAGGTATTTTTAAAGAACAAAGTTGGATTATTACATGGCAAATTAACTTCAGAAGAAAAGAACGCAGTGATTAATTCTTTTTTAAAAAATGAAATTAATATATTAGTTTCAACTACTGTAATTGAGGTTGGAATTGATGTACCTAATGCCACTATTATGATTATTTATAATTCGGAAAGATTTGGATTGTCTCAGTTACATCAATTAAGAGGGAGAGTTGGTAGGGGATCAACTAAATCTTTTTGTTATCTAGTAACCTCTAATAAAAATGGATTAGAAAATAAGCGACTATGTGTTTTGCAAAAATCTAATGATGGGTTTTATATTGCCGAAAAAGACTTAGAGCTTAGAGGTCCAGGCCAGATTTTAGGATATAGGCAATCTGGATTGCCTGATTTTGTATTGGACAATTTACCAAACAATAAATTTCTAATTGAAAAGGCTCGAGAAGAGGCTATTAAGATTGTTAGTAATGATCCCTTTCTAGAAGAAAATATAGTTTTAAGGAATATACTAATTGATAATTCTGAAAATAAATTTATTCATGATTTCTTAAATTAAAAACTATTATTGTTATTTTTTAAATATATGCAAGTATAAAATCAACTGCAAATTTTAATTGAAGATTTGGAATGAAATACCAATTAAAGAGAATGGAGATAAATTAATTGCTATACCAAGCTACTTAAACTTTTTTGATCCGCACCCTTACTCTCATTTGGGAGCACCTTATAAAGATAAAACTTCTATTTGGAAATTAAGAAAGGAGGTTGTAAATAGATTAGTAAAAGTAAATGATTATTTGAAATTAAAGACTAGTTTTTACCTTTTAATTTATGACAGTTGGCGACCTTTAGAAGTACAAGAATTTATGTTTAAAAGATCATTTTTATTAGAGTGCAAAAAATTAGATATTGATGCTTCCATAAAAAATATGAAATCTTATCCATCTATTTTAAAGAAAGTTGAAAAATTTTGGGCATATCCTTCCTGCGACCCTATGTGTCCTCCACCTCATTCAACTGGTGGAGCACTGGATGTCTGTTTGTCTGATAAATTTGGAAATCCTGTTGAGATGGGAAGCAAAGTTGATCAAATGGATTTAACTTCAAATCCTTATTTCTATGAAAACAAAAAAAATGAAAAAGCAGTTATTTGGAATGCTAGAAGAAATTTATTGAGGGAAATTATGACTAAATTTGGGTTTGCACAACATCCAAATGAATGGTGGCATTTTAGTTATGGTGACCAATTATGGGCTTGGAAAAATAAAAAAGCAAATGCTATTTATGGGAAAATTTAAATTCTAATTAATTTTATTTAGTAAATTCAAAATAGAATTTTCATCTTGCGTATTTATAAAATCGCCGAAATCTAAATCTAAACTACTTTTCCAATGATTAAATAGTGGTTGAAGAGTTTTTTCTAAATCGTTTAGTTCCATTCTTTGTAAGTATGGTTTAGCCAATCTTTGTAGATTTTTACTTCCCCCCAACCATAATTGGTATTTGTTTTGTCCACTTCCTACAAGTGCTAATTCCGCCATGTAAGGCCTTGTACATCCATTTGGACACCCTGTCATTCTAAATAATATTGTCTTTTCTATTTTTAGATCTACTAGTAATTTTTCAATCCTTTTGAGGACATCAGGTAAAATTCTTTCTGCCTCAGTCATCGCAAGACCACAAAGTGGTAAAGCTGGACATGCCAACGCATGTCTTTGTATTTCATTAATTTTATCTAAATTGTTGTATCCAATTTTTGATAGAATTTTTTTGATTTCACTTTTGTTTTTATTAGGAATATTACAAAGTAAAATATCTTGATTAGGAGTAAGTCTTAAATCAAGATTATATTTTTTTACGATAGTAGTAATGGTATTTTTTTTCTCTCCTGATAATCTCCCTGATAGTAAAGGTAACCCTACGAAATAAGAGCTTTTATTTTGTTTGTGCCAACCTAGATAATCAACAAGGATTTGATTCGGTTCTTTTCTGATTTTTTTTATTTCTTTTTTAAAGTACTTTTCTATGAGTAACTTTTTAAACCATTTAATACCTTTTCTATGAAGAAGGTATTTCATTCTAGAATTTTTTCTTGATTTTCTGTCACCATAATCTCTTTGAATAGCAACAATACTTTGTATTAATTCATAAATATCTTGTTCTTTAACATATCCCAGCGGATCTGCAATTCTTGCGAAAGTTTCTTCATTATTATGTGTGCGACCCATGCCACCGCCAACATAGAAGTTGCAACCCTCTAAGTTTCCATCTTTTGAAGTAAAGGCAACTATTCCGATGTCATTAGTAAGAAGATCAACTGAATTATCTCCAGGGACTGTAACAGCGCATTTGAATTTTCTTGGTAAATAAGTTGAACCATATAGAGGCTCATCTTTTATTCCACTAAAAACATTATCTTTAAATTGAAGCCTCCTAATGGCTTCAATTTCTTTGTCAGGCTTTATTGTGTATTCTAAATCCCCATCAGCCCAAAGCTCTAAAAAAGTACCTTGTCCAGCTAATGGTGTGAGAAGGTCTGCAACTTTTTTAGCCAATGCTCTTGCAATAATGTAATCCGGCGAATCAAATGGAGCCGCTGGAGCCATTACATTTCTATTTATGTCCCCACATGCAGCTAATGTTGAGCCCATTGAATTTATAATTGTTTGAATTACTTCTTTTAAATTCTCCTTTCTAATTCCATGCATTTGAAAGGCTTGCCTTGTTGTTGCCCTAAGTGATCCATTACCCAGTTTGTCAGATAATTCATCTAATGCTAAAAATAATTTCCCAGGGATCTCCCCTCCTGGACTTCTCAACCTAAGCATCATTTGCCAATCTTTACTTTTGCCAGGCTTTCTATTCTCCCTGTTATCTTGTTGATAGCTACCATGGAATTTCAATAACTGAACTGCATCATTAGTAAAATGATCGTTCTTGTTAACTAATTCCGTAGCAAGTGGTTCCTTAAGAAATTTGCTGCTTTCTTTGAATTTTTCAAATTTAGAAACTTCTAATCCATTTGCCAAGCAAACAGTTTCTTCTTTAGTAGAATTTTTTTTCTTTTTTACTTTCTCAACCTTGATCAAAGGACCAAAACATATCTCTTTTTATACATTAGCGAAAAGCTTATTTAACCGGTAGTAAATTATAGTAATAGAAATCATATTTTTTTCTTGTCTAAATATTTACTTGAGATAGGAACCGAAGAGTTGCCCGCTAAATTTTCTCATTCTGTTCTTGATCAATTTAAATCTCTAATAGAATTTGAATTGGATAAAAAGCTTATTAAATACAACAATGTTGTTGTTTCCTCTACACCAAGGAGGATAGTTCTACTTATAGAAGGCTTAATCGATTACGCTGAAGACAAAACGATAGTGAGAAAAGGACCTAAAGCAGATTCAGCTTTTTTTAACGGATCTCCTACTAATGCAGCTTTAGGTTTTGCTAATAGTTTAGGTATAGAAGTAGGTGAGCTAGAAATAAAAAATACGGAAAAGGGTGATTTTGTTTTTGGAATGAAAATTGAGAAGGGAGAATCAACAAGAACTTCGTTGTCTTCAATTATTCCTAAAGTAATTAAGAGTCTTCAAGGTCCTCGATTTATGAAATGGGGAGAGGGGAACATAAAATTTTCAAGACCTATTAGGTGGATTGCCTCTCTTTACAATGATGAAATTCTTGATTTTGTATTTGATGAATGTGATCCAAAGATTCAAATAAGTAATAAATCAAAAAGCCATAGACTAATAAATGAAGTTTTTGAAGTTAGAAACCCTTATAATTATTTTGAATTAATGAAACAATATAGGGTATTAGTTAAGCGAAACGAAAGGAAAGAAAAAATTTCAAGTCTTATAAATAATGAAGCTAAATTCCTAAATGTTAATCCTGACCTTTCTGAAGAATTGCTTAATGAACTAACTGATTTAGTTGAATGGCCAGAATTAATTGTTGGTAAGTTTAGTGAAGAATTTCTTGAGCTTCCTGTAGAAGTTCTGTCAACAGTTATGAAAAGTCATCAGAGATATGTGCCTCTTTTATTAAAAAATAATACTTTTTCCAAGCTAGATTTAAGCTCTGAAAAAAACATAAGTACAAATTTTTTCGTGATTTCAAATGGTCTTGAAGAATCAAATGATAATATTGCTAAGGGTAATGAGAAAGTATTAAGGGCAAGGTTTTCAGATGCAAAGTTTTTTGTGGCTAGTGATAAAAAGGTTTCTTCAATTGAAAGGAATGAAAAACTTAAATCTGTTTCTTATTTGAAAGGACTTGGCAATATTCTTCAGAGAGTAGAAAGAATAGTGGAAGTTACTAAAAAGATTCTTTTATTTTTAAATGATAAATCTTTAGAAGAGATCAAAATAATAGAAGCTGCCAAATACTGTAAAAACGACTTGTCTAGCGAAATTGTATACGAATTCCCAGAGTTGCAGGGAATAATGGGTGGTAAATATCTCAAAAATGAAGGATTTAATGATGATGTTTGTTTGGCTGTAGCTGAACATTATTTACCTTCTTTTTATAAAGATGCTTTGCCCTCTACAAAATACGGTGCAATAGTTTCCATAGCAGACAAGATTGAAACTTTAATAAGTATATTTATTTCTGGTAAGCGTCCAAGTGGATCATCTGATCCTTATGCTCTGAGAAGAAATTTAAATGGAGTCATTAAAATAATTTGGGATTACGAACTTTATTTGCCTTTAGATAATTTGTTTAACGAGCTTATTGAGTTTTGGGGAATCTCATTCCCGAACTTGAACTTCTCAAAAGAGGAAGTTTTAAATGATTTAAATGAATTTTTATTTCAAAGAATTGGCAGTCATCTCGAAGAATTATCTTTAAGTAAAGAATTAATAAAAGCCGTATGCTACTCGGGTGAATTTTCTAAAAAAAGAATATTGAATCTTGTTGATTTGAAAAATAGGATTAAAGCTCTTGTCATTTTTAAAGAAAAAGAAACTTTTGTTGAAATCCAGAGGGTAATTACTAGGGTAAGTAAATTATCGAATAGCAGTAATCTGCCATCAGATGTTTTCTCAATAGGAGACTATATAGACACTAAACTTTTTGAAAAAGATTGTGAATTAAAATTATTTGAATTTATTAGAGAATTAGAAAAACTTTTTTCGAAAGATTATTGCAATTATTTGAAACTTCTAAATTTGTTCGAGATTAATATAAATACTATTGAGGATTTTTTTGATAATGAAAAGGGTGTTCTGGTAATGTCAGAAGATACAAAAATAAGAAATAATAGACTTAACTTATTGAGTCTAATTAGAAATTATTCTCTAAAGATCGCTGACTTTACACTTTTGAACGTTTAACTTTAATACCCCCTTTAATTGAATAATTTTTAAGCATTTTTTCAACTTCTTTCTCTTCTCTTACTGCACTATCAACAGGTTTGTAATTTAATGGTGCAAGTGCCTTTCCTCTTAAAATTGATCCAAGAGTAAGCAAGGTAAGTTTAATTTGCTGTATTGGTTTCATTGCAACAACTTTTTTATATAAATAACTATCGAAAGTGAGTCTTTGAACGTCCATATCATCACACATTTCCACAAAAGCTTCTCTAGCAGAATCGTTCCTATAAAAAATATTTTGCAGAATTTCTAGTACCTTATATGTTGCTCCATACTTTTTATCCCATTTCTTTAAGTAATTTTTTAAATCATTTTCTGAGGGTATAATTTCTCCATTTTTTGAAGCTTCAACAATTTCTTCTGCACACATTCTTCCACTCTTTGCAGCAAAATATATTCCCTCTCCAGAACTCTTCGTAACATAACCAGCAGCATCTCCTACTAAAGCCATTCTCCCAACAACTCTTCGAGGCCTAGGATGCTCAGGAATAGGATGTGCCTCTACTTTTATAACCTCACCATTTACGAGTCTTTTTTTTGCCCTATTCCTTACTCCTTCTTGTAGACCCTTTATTAATGATTGATTCTCCTGCATTGTACCTGTTCCTACAGCAACATGATCATATTTAGGAAATACCCAACCATAAAAGTCAGGAGAAACGTCAGTTCCTACATACATTTCGGCAAGATCTTCATAGTAACTCATTTCTTCTTTGGGCAATTTAATTCTTTCCTGAAATGCTATAGCTACTTTGTAATCTCCTGCGTCCATCGCTTTTGCAACTCTACTATTGGCTCCGTCTGCCCCAATTAAAAGGTCGACTGTAAGTTCTTTCAGCTCTCCTTTTTTATCTCCAGAAGAATAGTCAGAATATATAAGTTTATATGGACCTTGGTTGTTATTGCCTGTATCAATTGAAGTAACTAATCCATTAATTAATGTAGCTCCTAGATCAGCGGCCCTGTTTCGCATGAAGGCATCCATTACTTCTCTTCTGCACATTCCTATAAATTCATTATCACTTTTGCCATAAACCTTATCTAAACTTATATCAACTTCTCTATTTGAAGGAGAGATCATTCGCATATGCCTTACTTTTCTATCGATAATTGATTCGGGCAAGTCAAATTCTTCTACCATGCATAGAGGTATAGCTCCACCACAAGGTTTGGCATTGTCTAATTTTCTTTCGAAAAGCCAAGTTTGTATTCCAGATTTGGCAAGTATTTCTGCAGCACATGAACCACTTGGACCTCCTCCAATAACAGCTACCCTCAACATACGAAAAAAATAATACTGTATATAAAAACTACATCTTTTTTGCTTATAAAAGTGCATTTCTTAAAAAAATAGTTAATATCGAAATATGTTTTCCAAATTCACCTCTTAATAATTGGAACAAAAAAAAGATTTAAATCAATTTGATATACCTTTCGCCAAAAGAACTTACTTAAATACTTCTAATTCAACATTATTAAAAAAATTTATTATATTTTCTCCATTTCTTTTTCTCCTTTTTTCCCTTACTTTATTGCGATTGATTAGAGACATAGAATTAGAACCTCTGATCAATCTCAATTTTAAGATTGAGAGAAATCACGAACATAGAATTTTGGGTCATCTACCCTATAAAGAAATTAGTAAAGATAAATTAGTTTTAATTGAGCCAAATATTGAAGTTCATGTTGACATGCGTGATTCTTTATTAAATATGAGAGAAGAAGCTAGAAAGAATGGGATATATTTGGTCTTCTTGAGTGGGTATAGATCAATAAATTTGCAAAACGATATTTTTTATTCTTTAAAATCTATTAGAAATCAAGAAGCGGCAGAAAGAGCTAGAGTTTCAGCCCCACCTGGATATTCTGAGCATAGTACTGGTTTTGCAATTGATATTGGTGATGCTACTCGAAGAGAAACAGACTTTGAGACTGAATTCGAAAATACTGATGCCTTTAGATGGTTAATCAAAAATGCAGCTAAGTACCACTTTAAGTTATCTTTTAACAAAAATAATCAATATATAGATTACGAACCTTGGCATTGGAGATATGAGGGCTCTATTGAAGCTTTAAAAGTTTTTGAAAGTTCAAATAGAAAATTATAAATTAAATTTCTAATTAAATTATTCAATATGATTATGTTTTCCAAAATCTTAAAGAGAAAATTCTCATAATAAGCATTCTTTGAGTTAGCCTTAATGTAGTAAATCTATTATTTATATAAATTTTGTAAATGTCATCTTCAATAAAAGAAATTAGGAATGTTGCAATTATAGCCCACGTAGATCATGGTAAGACAACTCTAGTGGATGCCTTGTTATCGCAATCAGGAATATTTAGAGATAATGAAGTTATTCCTACATGTGTAATGGATTCAAATGATTTAGAAAGAGAAAGAGGAATAACCATACTCTCAAAAAATACTGCAGTTAACTATAAAAACACCAGAATTAACATTATAGATACACCTGGTCATGCTGATTTTGGAGGCGAAGTCGAGAGGGTTTTGGGAATGGTTGATGGTTGTTTACTTATTGTTGATGCAAATGAGGGCCCAATGCCACAAACAAGATTTGTCTTAAAAAAAGCATTAGAAAAAGGCCTAAGGCCTATAGTTTTTGTAAACAAAATTGATAGACCAAGAGTAGTACCAGAAATAGCAATTGATAAGGTTCTTGATTTGTTTTTAGAATTGGGAGCTGATGATGATCAATGTGATTTTCCTTATCTTTTTGGAAGCGGCCTATCTGGTTTCGCGAAAGAAGATATGGAATCTAATAGTGACAATATGATGCCCCTATTTGAAGCTATTCTCAGACATGTTCCACCTCCAGTAGGCGACTCAAATAAACCTCTTCAACTACAAATTACTACTTTGGACTATTCTGATTTCTTGGGTAGGATTGTAATAGGAAAGATTCATAATGGAACCATAAAAAATGGTCAACAAACTTGTTTGATTAAAGAAAATGGAAAAACTATTAAGGGCAAGGTTAGTAAACTATTAGGATTCGAAGGATTACAAAGAATTGACATAAATGAAGCATTCGCAGGTGATATTGTTGCTGTTTCTGGTTTCGATGACGTCAATATTGGTGAGACCATCGCATGTCCCGATTCTCCTCATCCTCTTCCATTAATCAAAGTTGATGAACCTACTTTAAATATGACTTTTGTTGTCAATGATTCCCCATTTGCTGGTAAAGAAGGGAAATTTGTTACTAGTAGACAATTAAAAAATAGATTGGAGAGGGAACTTTTAACAAATGTTGCCCTAAGGGTCGAAGAAACTGAATCTCCCGACAGGTTCTCAGTTTCAGGAAGAGGTGAATTACATTTAGGTATTTTGATTGAAACCATGAGAAGAGAGGGGTTTGAGTTCCAAATCTCACAACCTCAAGTAATTTTTAGAGAAATTGATAATGTTGAATGTGAGCCTATAGAGACTTTGGTTCTAGATGTACCTGAAGTGTCTGTTGGTTCATGCATAGAGAAACTTGGATCGAGAAAGGCAGAGATGAAAAACATGCAGACAAGTTCAGATGGGAGAACCCAATTAGAATTCCTTGTGCCATCTAGAGGACTAATTGGATTTCGTGGTGAATTTGTTAGGATAACTAGAGGTGAAGGTATCATGAGTCACTCTTTTTATGAATATAAACCTAAGACAGGAGATTTTGAAACAAGGAGAAATGGAGTTCTTATAGCTTTTGAGGAAGGTGTGGCCACATTTTATGCATTAAAGAATGCTGAAGATAGGGGGGTTTATTTTATTAAACCAGGAGTTAAAGTTTATAAGGGAATGATAATTGGAGAGAATAATCGACCTCAAGATCTTGAGTTGAATATATGTAAAACTAAGCAGTTGACTAATATGAGGTCTGCAGGGGCAGAGGAACTTGATACTTTGCAGTCACCTGTTGATATTACCCTTGAGAGAGCACTTGAATATATCGGTCCTGATGAAATGCTAGAGGTAACACCTGATTCAATAAGAATGAGAAAAATAAATAAGAAGAAAAAATATTAATAATTAATTTGATGAATGAAGAAAGTACAAAAAGTTTTAATGATTCCCTTTTTACTGCTTTAAATCTTTTTAACAATCATGAATGGTATGAGGCTCATGACGCTTTTGAAGAAATTTGGAATTCTGTTCAAGGTGACGAAAGACAAGTCATCCAAGGAATTTTGCAAGTATCCGTATCGCAGTTTCACTTAAGTAAGGGTAATTTAAATGGAGCTACTATTTTGCTTGGAGAAGGTTTAGGTAGGATAAAAACTAGAACCAAGATTAATTTAGGTATTGATCTTGAATCTTTCTGCAGATGTTTGGAAGATTTATTGAGGAAATTACAATATAAAGAGATCTTAAATGAGGACGATAAGCCTTTTTTGAAACCTCTTTGATGAATATGAATATATCTTTCTCTTTATTTGAATTATTATTTTTTATCTCAATTTCTTTTCATGAAAACAAGATAGCTAAACGATTTCAAGGAAGATGAACTTAAAAATTCAAAATGTATCACTTTCAATTAAGGGAAGATTAATCGTAAATGATGTTTCCATAACTGTAAATCCAGGAGAAGTTGTAGGTTTGATGGGACCTAATGGTGCAGGTAAAACTACCACTTTTAATCTTGCAGTTGGGAATATAAAACCTGATAAGGGTGAAGTTTTCATGAATGGTAAAAATATAACTAATCTTTCTCTCCCAATTAGATCAAGACTTGGTTTGGGTTATTTGACTCAGGAGGCGAGTATATTTAGAGACCTAACTGTTAAGGAAAATATAGATTTAGCTTTGGCGAATTCATCTTATAGTCGAGCGGTAATTAGAAATAGAAGAGAACAATTAATTAATGAATTTAATTTGAATAATTTTGTAGATAATTATGGCTATCAGCTTTCAGGGGGAGAGAGAAGGAGGTGTGAGATAGCTAGAGCGCTCACTGTAGGCAAAAAAGGACCTAAGTATTTATTACTAGACGAACCCTTTGCTGGAATCGATCCTCTAGCTGTTAATGATTTAAAGAAACTAATTCTTAAATTAAGTGGTGACGGGGTAGGAATTCTTATTACAGACCATAATGTGAGGGAAACCCTTTTAATTACCAACAAGTCATATGTATTAAGTGA
This window of the Prochlorococcus sp. MIT 1314 genome carries:
- the lptB gene encoding LPS export ABC transporter ATP-binding protein, which codes for MNLKIQNVSLSIKGRLIVNDVSITVNPGEVVGLMGPNGAGKTTTFNLAVGNIKPDKGEVFMNGKNITNLSLPIRSRLGLGYLTQEASIFRDLTVKENIDLALANSSYSRAVIRNRREQLINEFNLNNFVDNYGYQLSGGERRRCEIARALTVGKKGPKYLLLDEPFAGIDPLAVNDLKKLILKLSGDGVGILITDHNVRETLLITNKSYVLSEGKILAYGSSSELADNPIVKKYYLGDDFKL